In Chromatiales bacterium, the following are encoded in one genomic region:
- a CDS encoding amino acid adenylation domain-containing protein — protein MPTQTTPSDVERAEPSHSAAATVLEALERVISKHGDRIAITDTVRQLSYRDLWAQSGELAMRLVSAGVMSGDRVGILLPRSAAVIVSIVAIWRAGAAYVPIDPEYPAQRIGFMISDAQLRTVIVDQTTAAHAAVSDVVSLPLEGSTPTVLSDELPQAPAPQSTAYLIYTSGSTGRPKAVEITHANLARLFASATPYFQFGAEDVFSLFHSFSFDVSVWEIWAALIHAARLVVVDFATSRDPRALARLFEHERVSVASQTPSAFYPVAELDAREPRNFALRYLIFAGEALDVPRLRPWLERHGENRPELINMYGPTEATVYATYRRIRLADCSNPESVIGHPLPDLEFLLADEHGAVLSGQAEAEAWIVGPGLARGYWNRPDLTAERFPTLPDGRRAYRTGDRMRRLDNGELVFLGRLDHQIKLRGYRIELGEIEVRLEEHPQVDRAVVMMREDRPGDRRLVAYWTGSGSATSADENELREHLRTRLPEYMVPAHFVRLDSFPLNPNAKLDRAALPLPEGNAESLPATRAGEHHDELAAIWREVLGSAPQSDVTFFSQGGNSLLVMQLIARVEQQLCVELSIARFFGDPTLAGLQSMVERARAGAGPTRVRASTPRPARIPMSFAQQRAWYVQHLDPDNRAYRFPARIDLAGPLDIPALHAALNRIIQRHEIFRTTFETIDGEPSQIIHPAEPIQLEPTAVSESELNAVIHNEIGRPIDLARLPVIRWHLYRLAPERHVLLHIEHHLIHDGWSFARFLHELIGFYREYTGGPASGFDLPPTQFADYALGEREWLETPAAKRELEYWRLRLAGAPGDVSFPLDRPRTSVQTFEGDMLRIRIPDTLADSLRRTSSAHGTTLFMTMLSAFVVLLARHTNRRDLVIGSGLANRRHRSDESVLGMLVNNVALRFELDEDMQFFQLLEAVSDCALEAYDHQSIPFDRVVAEVDPNRDAARNPLFQTMFSFHDSALPDMQVEKLQIDLEELTGNTSAKFDLNIICIPRAEQHYRDRRDITMLWEFNTALYDRETIQALFDRYLRLLDAAIATPEAKLADLALLTGQDQRRNSALVETTRAYDDTPLAARFAAQAARTPRAACLIDNEITLDYATVDARSNALAHKLVALEVKPGDYVGICAGRSIETVIAIIAVLKCGAAWVPLDPRNPEPRLGDLCAAAGIRLVLSEMPLTIADLRVVALAQLGTDELAALPPAQAAAASPQSIAYVMFTSGSTGKPKGVCVPQRAISRLVSAQDYVHFGPDERFMLLAPLDFDATTFELWGALLHGAACVIHKPAVPELKEVGAAILRHGVTTLWLTSSLFNLVVDTDPQLLRPLRQLLTGGEALSVRHVRRARAALPALRLVNGYGPTESTTFACCHVVGDVPDGARSIPIGRPLNNTRIRLLDSDLREVPPGAVGELCIGGDGLARGYLDDPARTASAFVDDPVAPGQRLYRTGDLARLQNDGTLDFVGRLDEQLKIRGFRIEPGEIEATLERHPDVDRAIVRRATDTALGCWFVPANGKTVTGDQLAEYLQSRLPRHMVPTLWAPLLAVPLTPNGKLDPAQLPAPVSSGHGVTSAPDEPWLETVLSIWNALLGIDNTGADDDFFELGGHSLLAMRLLATVRQRFDRDLPLADFLRRPTPRALAVQIAAAPTGSPWSPIVPMQAVSGPAPIVFVPGGSGGQIELERVHRPLVDALGPDQPFYGVRVPGSDGDRYRTDLAEVAREVNQHLDGFEQSAEIVLVGFCIGGALAYEIAHQREIAGRPVARLVLVDYRPQPWHRCLRARLDLLRLRLNRLGRIARYYLRRASTSLVKASPSRSSAPAPAPAGKPVQHVGLRAVDWFDHIRIARCYRNLPLGTPVSIILSDSFDADATRTLWEQTTGHEVETWSLPGDHDTAARRYNHEFAAVLKALCARASGNDPGVD, from the coding sequence ATGCCGACCCAGACCACGCCGTCCGACGTGGAACGCGCTGAACCATCACACAGCGCTGCCGCCACCGTGCTCGAGGCACTTGAGCGTGTGATCTCGAAGCACGGAGACCGGATTGCCATCACCGACACGGTGCGGCAGCTGAGCTACCGGGACCTGTGGGCGCAATCGGGCGAACTGGCGATGCGGCTGGTTTCAGCCGGTGTCATGTCGGGTGACCGGGTCGGCATTCTCCTGCCGCGCTCGGCCGCGGTCATTGTGTCGATCGTCGCCATCTGGCGCGCTGGCGCAGCCTATGTCCCGATCGATCCGGAGTATCCGGCGCAACGCATTGGCTTCATGATCAGCGACGCACAGCTGCGCACGGTGATCGTCGACCAGACCACGGCCGCGCATGCGGCCGTTTCAGACGTCGTCAGCTTGCCGCTCGAAGGATCAACGCCCACGGTGCTGTCGGACGAACTCCCACAAGCCCCGGCTCCCCAGTCAACTGCCTATCTGATCTATACGTCGGGATCTACCGGCCGTCCCAAGGCTGTCGAGATCACCCATGCCAATCTGGCCCGGCTGTTTGCGAGCGCGACGCCCTACTTCCAGTTTGGAGCCGAGGACGTTTTCTCGCTGTTTCACTCTTTCTCGTTTGACGTATCGGTCTGGGAAATCTGGGCGGCTTTGATACACGCGGCACGACTTGTGGTCGTCGACTTCGCCACCAGTCGAGACCCCCGCGCACTTGCCAGACTTTTCGAACACGAACGAGTCTCCGTTGCGAGCCAGACGCCATCAGCGTTCTACCCGGTCGCCGAACTGGACGCGCGAGAGCCGCGCAACTTCGCGCTGCGCTATCTGATCTTTGCGGGTGAAGCGCTGGACGTCCCGCGGCTGCGGCCATGGCTCGAACGCCACGGGGAAAACCGGCCCGAGCTCATCAACATGTACGGCCCGACCGAAGCCACCGTTTATGCAACCTATCGGCGGATCCGCCTGGCGGATTGCTCCAATCCGGAAAGTGTCATTGGCCATCCCCTGCCCGATCTCGAGTTTCTGCTCGCTGACGAACACGGCGCAGTCCTTTCCGGGCAAGCCGAAGCCGAGGCCTGGATCGTGGGTCCGGGGCTCGCACGCGGATACTGGAATCGTCCCGACCTGACAGCCGAACGTTTCCCGACGCTGCCCGACGGCCGGCGGGCCTACCGCACGGGTGATCGGATGCGTCGTCTGGACAATGGCGAGCTCGTGTTTCTCGGCAGACTCGATCACCAGATCAAATTGCGCGGCTACCGGATCGAGCTTGGCGAAATCGAGGTCCGTCTGGAAGAACACCCGCAGGTAGATCGAGCCGTTGTGATGATGCGGGAGGACCGGCCCGGAGACCGGCGGCTGGTGGCTTACTGGACCGGGTCCGGCTCAGCCACGAGCGCGGACGAAAACGAGCTTCGCGAACACCTGCGCACGCGCCTGCCTGAATACATGGTCCCGGCACATTTCGTCCGGCTCGACTCGTTTCCGCTGAATCCGAATGCCAAGCTGGATCGAGCCGCGCTGCCGCTTCCCGAAGGGAACGCGGAATCATTGCCCGCGACGCGGGCGGGGGAACATCACGACGAACTCGCGGCCATCTGGCGGGAGGTGCTGGGCAGCGCGCCACAAAGCGATGTCACATTCTTTAGTCAGGGCGGCAATTCGCTGTTGGTGATGCAACTGATTGCGCGTGTGGAACAACAGCTTTGCGTCGAGCTTTCGATTGCGCGCTTCTTTGGGGATCCGACGCTAGCCGGACTGCAATCCATGGTCGAACGCGCGCGGGCTGGCGCCGGCCCGACACGGGTCCGCGCAAGCACGCCTCGTCCCGCTCGGATTCCAATGTCCTTCGCGCAACAGCGCGCCTGGTATGTGCAGCATCTCGATCCGGACAACCGCGCGTACCGCTTTCCGGCCCGGATCGACCTCGCCGGTCCGCTGGACATCCCCGCCCTGCACGCCGCGCTGAATCGCATCATTCAACGTCACGAAATATTTCGCACCACGTTCGAGACCATCGACGGAGAACCAAGTCAGATCATCCACCCGGCCGAACCGATCCAACTCGAGCCAACCGCCGTTTCAGAGTCCGAACTGAACGCGGTGATCCACAACGAAATCGGTCGCCCGATTGACCTCGCCCGCCTGCCCGTCATCCGCTGGCATCTATACCGTCTGGCGCCCGAGCGCCATGTGCTGCTGCACATCGAACATCATCTCATTCACGACGGCTGGTCGTTCGCGCGTTTTCTGCACGAACTGATCGGTTTCTATCGCGAATACACGGGCGGGCCCGCTTCCGGTTTCGACCTGCCTCCCACCCAGTTTGCCGACTACGCGCTGGGCGAACGCGAATGGCTCGAAACACCGGCGGCAAAGCGCGAGCTCGAGTACTGGCGGTTACGACTCGCGGGGGCGCCCGGCGATGTCAGCTTTCCTCTGGATCGTCCAAGAACGTCCGTGCAGACGTTTGAGGGCGACATGTTGCGGATCCGCATCCCCGACACGCTTGCCGATTCCCTGCGGAGAACATCATCTGCGCACGGAACCACGCTGTTCATGACCATGCTCTCCGCGTTTGTGGTTCTGCTCGCCCGCCACACCAACCGGCGCGACCTGGTGATCGGTTCGGGACTCGCGAACCGTCGGCATCGCAGCGATGAGTCCGTGCTGGGCATGCTGGTCAACAATGTCGCGCTCCGTTTCGAACTCGATGAAGACATGCAGTTTTTCCAACTGCTCGAGGCGGTTAGTGACTGCGCGCTGGAAGCCTACGACCACCAGTCGATTCCGTTTGATCGCGTAGTTGCGGAGGTGGATCCGAACCGGGACGCCGCCCGCAATCCGCTGTTCCAGACGATGTTCAGTTTCCATGATTCGGCGCTGCCGGACATGCAGGTCGAAAAACTGCAAATCGATCTTGAAGAACTCACTGGAAACACCTCGGCAAAGTTCGATCTGAACATCATCTGCATACCGCGCGCCGAACAGCACTATCGCGATCGTCGCGACATCACGATGCTGTGGGAATTCAACACGGCACTGTACGACCGCGAAACCATACAGGCACTGTTCGACCGTTACCTGCGCCTGCTCGATGCGGCCATCGCAACACCGGAGGCGAAACTCGCCGATCTGGCGCTGCTGACCGGACAGGATCAACGACGCAACAGCGCGCTGGTCGAAACCACCCGCGCGTACGACGACACGCCACTGGCCGCGCGGTTCGCGGCGCAGGCAGCACGGACCCCTCGCGCAGCATGTCTGATCGACAACGAGATCACGCTGGATTACGCGACGGTCGATGCGCGATCCAATGCGCTTGCGCACAAGCTGGTTGCGCTCGAGGTTAAGCCTGGAGATTACGTCGGCATCTGCGCCGGTCGCTCGATCGAAACCGTGATCGCCATTATCGCGGTGCTCAAGTGCGGTGCCGCGTGGGTGCCGCTCGATCCACGCAACCCGGAACCGCGGCTCGGAGATTTATGTGCAGCGGCCGGCATCCGGCTGGTGCTGAGCGAAATGCCCCTCACGATCGCCGACCTGCGTGTCGTAGCGTTGGCGCAACTCGGCACGGACGAACTTGCCGCGCTGCCCCCCGCACAGGCGGCTGCCGCATCCCCGCAATCGATTGCCTACGTCATGTTCACCTCGGGCTCGACCGGCAAACCCAAGGGCGTTTGCGTGCCGCAGCGCGCGATCTCGCGACTTGTCAGCGCGCAGGACTATGTGCACTTCGGTCCCGATGAACGGTTCATGCTGCTCGCACCGCTGGATTTCGACGCAACCACTTTTGAACTCTGGGGCGCGCTGCTGCACGGTGCCGCATGCGTGATCCACAAGCCCGCTGTTCCGGAACTCAAGGAGGTCGGCGCCGCAATCCTGCGCCACGGCGTTACGACCCTGTGGCTGACCTCGTCGCTGTTCAACCTGGTCGTCGATACAGACCCACAGCTGCTGCGCCCCCTGCGCCAACTCCTGACCGGCGGAGAGGCCCTGTCCGTGCGGCACGTCCGACGTGCGCGTGCCGCGCTTCCGGCGCTTCGGCTGGTCAACGGCTATGGCCCGACCGAGTCGACCACCTTCGCATGCTGCCATGTCGTCGGTGATGTGCCGGATGGCGCGCGATCGATTCCGATCGGCCGACCGCTGAACAACACGCGGATTCGACTGCTCGATTCCGACCTGCGCGAGGTCCCGCCCGGGGCGGTCGGCGAACTCTGCATCGGCGGCGACGGTCTGGCGCGAGGCTATCTCGATGATCCGGCTCGTACGGCCAGCGCGTTTGTCGATGATCCCGTCGCGCCCGGCCAGCGACTCTATCGAACGGGCGATCTCGCGCGGCTGCAAAACGACGGCACGCTGGATTTCGTCGGCCGTCTTGACGAGCAGCTCAAGATCCGCGGTTTCCGGATTGAACCCGGAGAGATCGAAGCCACCCTGGAACGCCATCCCGACGTGGATCGCGCCATCGTGCGCCGCGCCACCGACACGGCGCTTGGCTGCTGGTTCGTGCCGGCGAACGGAAAGACCGTGACGGGCGACCAGCTTGCGGAGTATCTCCAGTCGAGGCTCCCGCGACACATGGTGCCGACGCTCTGGGCACCGCTGCTTGCCGTGCCCCTGACACCGAACGGCAAGCTCGATCCAGCGCAACTGCCGGCACCGGTATCGTCCGGCCACGGTGTCACGTCCGCGCCTGACGAACCCTGGCTGGAAACCGTGCTGTCGATCTGGAACGCCCTGCTTGGGATCGACAACACAGGCGCTGACGATGACTTCTTCGAGCTTGGTGGCCATTCGCTCCTAGCCATGCGGCTCCTCGCGACCGTGCGCCAGCGCTTCGATCGTGACCTGCCGCTCGCAGATTTCCTGCGACGCCCGACCCCGCGCGCACTGGCCGTTCAGATTGCCGCCGCTCCGACCGGCTCGCCCTGGTCGCCGATCGTACCCATGCAGGCCGTCAGCGGTCCCGCGCCGATTGTGTTCGTGCCAGGTGGCAGTGGCGGACAGATCGAACTTGAACGCGTGCACCGCCCACTGGTCGACGCACTGGGACCGGATCAGCCGTTCTACGGCGTACGGGTTCCCGGCTCGGATGGCGACCGCTACCGGACAGACCTCGCTGAAGTGGCGCGCGAGGTCAACCAACATCTCGACGGATTTGAACAATCCGCCGAAATTGTCCTGGTCGGATTTTGTATCGGTGGAGCGCTCGCCTACGAGATCGCCCATCAGCGCGAAATCGCCGGGCGGCCGGTCGCGCGCCTCGTGCTGGTCGACTATCGGCCGCAGCCGTGGCACCGCTGCCTGCGCGCCAGACTCGATCTGCTTCGCCTGCGGCTCAATCGCCTCGGCCGCATCGCGCGCTATTACCTCCGCCGTGCAAGCACGTCGTTGGTCAAAGCGTCACCATCCCGCTCATCGGCACCGGCCCCGGCGCCAGCAGGCAAGCCGGTCCAGCATGTCGGACTGCGCGCGGTGGACTGGTTCGATCACATCCGCATCGCACGCTGTTACCGGAACCTGCCGCTCGGCACGCCGGTGTCGATCATCCTTTCGGATTCATTCGATGCCGATGCGACCAGGACTCTGTGGGAGCAGACCACTGGCCACGAGGTCGAGACCTGGTCGCTGCCCGGTGACCATGACACCGCGGCGCGACGCTACAACCACGAATTCGCGGCCGTTCTGAAAGCGCTCTGCGCCCGCGCGTCCGGGAACGATCCGGGCGTCGACTGA
- a CDS encoding tetratricopeptide repeat protein, which yields MRRNSPWPLLALAIVLAGCTSGPGPVDGPAPGDDGPGEPAAVAPVRPVETKPARTPAAQALYVRARSERAAGRLESAASVLERALGIAPNDAGLWLELASLRLEQGYAERAEQFAAKANALAGSDRASLAQGWRLIAAAREARGDGRGAEAARRRAREFE from the coding sequence ATGAGACGAAACAGCCCTTGGCCCTTGCTTGCGCTGGCGATCGTGCTGGCGGGTTGCACCAGCGGTCCGGGCCCGGTGGATGGGCCCGCTCCGGGCGACGATGGACCGGGCGAGCCCGCGGCCGTTGCGCCGGTACGGCCGGTCGAGACCAAGCCAGCCCGCACGCCGGCGGCACAGGCTCTCTACGTTAGGGCGCGCTCGGAACGCGCGGCCGGCCGACTGGAATCCGCCGCTTCGGTGCTCGAACGCGCGCTCGGCATCGCCCCGAATGACGCCGGTCTGTGGCTGGAGCTTGCCTCGCTGCGCCTCGAACAGGGTTACGCCGAGCGCGCCGAGCAGTTTGCCGCGAAGGCGAACGCGCTGGCGGGGTCGGATCGCGCCAGTCTTGCGCAGGGCTGGAGGCTGATCGCCGCCGCGCGCGAGGCGCGGGGTGACGGGCGTGGCGCGGAAGCGGCGCGCCGTCGGGCTCGCGAGTTCGAGTAG
- the mrcB gene encoding penicillin-binding protein 1B: MTAKRRPVPRKTAPKRSRARSAPKRSKVAGRPATRRSRAGRWIRNGLLLGLALGLLWTVILDLQVRHRFEGQRWALPARVHARPLELFVGQRLGSEALVTALRDAGYTPGPPHAGPGRFRSDGDRVEVHLRPFEYWDGPEPALHVRVGFDGGRVTSLRDAAGDEIPIARVDPPVIASIIPLAGEDRELVALGAVPQLLIDALIASEDRDFRGHFGLDFGAIARAAWANLRAGHVVQGGSTLTQQLVKNLYLDDGRTLWRKANEAVMAVLLELHYSKDEILEAYLNEVYLGQDGRRAIHGFGLASRFYFGRALDQLGPSELLTLTALVRGASYYNPRRHPDRARARRDRIAAQLVELGRLEPAALAAIRARGLGVQPRAGSTATAPAFVDLVRQQLATQYREADLRSKGLRIFTTFDPRVQAAAQTAATSRLARLERSPSVADLQAAVVVMQPATGEILAMVGDRSPDAAGFNRALEARRPIGSLIKPAVYLTALRRPDHYTLATRIEDGPVELAMPNGSVWAPANADHQWHGPVPLIQALAQSLNGATARLGLDVGVDAVVDTLMELGLTRRPPAYPSLLLGAVEMSPLEVATIYQTLANGGFHAPPRTITAVVDADGKPLERFALQVEQGVSAPAVYLIDTALQAVAREGTAGAVAARLPGIDAAGKTGTTDDLRDSWFAGFTGDLVAVAWVGRDDNAPIHLGGASAALPLWLDLMTRLEPQPLALAEPVGIEWHWVDLDAAAGTPAGCDDATRLPFLSGSRFPDRLNCGNENGGTFESVRDWFGGLFGAGDRGDP, encoded by the coding sequence GTGACCGCGAAAAGACGCCCTGTCCCGCGCAAGACCGCGCCCAAACGCAGCCGAGCCCGCTCGGCACCGAAACGGTCGAAAGTCGCCGGTCGGCCGGCGACTCGCCGGTCTCGAGCCGGGCGCTGGATTCGCAACGGCCTGCTGCTCGGCCTGGCACTGGGTCTGCTGTGGACCGTGATCCTCGATCTACAGGTGCGCCACCGGTTCGAGGGCCAGCGCTGGGCCCTGCCGGCCCGGGTGCACGCCCGACCGCTGGAATTGTTCGTCGGCCAGCGGCTCGGTTCCGAGGCCCTGGTCACGGCCCTGCGCGATGCCGGCTACACGCCGGGCCCACCGCACGCCGGGCCGGGTCGTTTCCGCTCGGACGGCGATCGGGTCGAAGTGCATCTGCGGCCGTTCGAGTACTGGGACGGGCCCGAACCCGCGCTGCACGTGCGGGTCGGGTTCGACGGCGGACGGGTCACGAGCCTGCGCGATGCCGCCGGGGACGAGATCCCGATCGCGCGGGTCGATCCGCCGGTCATCGCGTCGATCATCCCGCTTGCCGGCGAGGACCGCGAACTGGTTGCGCTCGGGGCGGTGCCGCAGCTGCTGATCGACGCGCTGATCGCCTCCGAGGACCGGGATTTTCGCGGTCACTTCGGGCTCGATTTCGGCGCCATCGCCCGCGCGGCCTGGGCCAACCTGCGCGCCGGCCACGTGGTGCAGGGCGGCAGCACGCTGACCCAGCAGCTCGTCAAGAACCTGTATCTCGACGATGGCCGCACGCTCTGGCGCAAGGCCAACGAGGCGGTCATGGCCGTGCTGCTGGAGCTGCACTACAGCAAGGACGAGATCCTCGAGGCGTATCTCAACGAGGTCTATCTGGGGCAGGACGGTCGCCGCGCCATCCACGGTTTTGGCCTGGCGTCGCGGTTCTACTTCGGCCGCGCGCTCGATCAGCTGGGTCCGTCGGAACTGCTGACCCTGACCGCGTTGGTGCGCGGCGCGTCTTATTACAACCCGCGTCGACATCCGGATCGCGCCCGCGCCCGGCGCGATCGTATCGCCGCCCAGCTCGTGGAGCTGGGCCGGCTGGAGCCGGCGGCGCTGGCGGCCATTCGTGCGCGCGGGCTCGGTGTGCAGCCGAGGGCCGGGTCCACGGCCACCGCGCCGGCGTTCGTGGACCTGGTGCGCCAGCAGCTCGCGACACAGTACCGCGAGGCCGATCTGCGCTCGAAGGGCCTGCGAATCTTCACCACCTTTGACCCGCGCGTGCAGGCGGCGGCGCAGACCGCGGCCACCAGTCGGCTGGCCCGGCTGGAACGCTCACCGTCGGTCGCCGATCTCCAGGCGGCGGTGGTCGTCATGCAGCCGGCGACCGGCGAGATCCTCGCGATGGTCGGCGACCGTTCGCCGGACGCGGCCGGCTTCAACCGTGCGCTGGAGGCGCGTCGCCCGATCGGCTCGCTGATCAAGCCCGCGGTGTACCTCACGGCCTTGCGCCGTCCGGACCACTACACGCTTGCGACGCGCATCGAGGACGGCCCGGTGGAACTGGCCATGCCGAATGGCAGCGTCTGGGCGCCCGCGAACGCCGATCACCAGTGGCACGGCCCGGTGCCGCTGATCCAGGCCCTCGCGCAATCCCTGAACGGTGCGACCGCGCGGCTCGGACTCGACGTCGGCGTGGATGCGGTGGTCGACACGCTCATGGAACTCGGGCTCACGCGCCGGCCGCCGGCGTATCCGTCCTTACTGCTCGGCGCGGTCGAGATGTCGCCGCTCGAGGTCGCAACGATCTACCAGACGCTCGCCAACGGCGGCTTTCATGCGCCGCCGCGGACGATCACCGCGGTCGTCGATGCCGATGGAAAGCCGCTGGAGCGTTTTGCCCTGCAGGTCGAGCAGGGGGTTTCGGCGCCGGCCGTGTATCTGATTGACACGGCCCTGCAGGCGGTCGCCCGCGAGGGTACGGCGGGTGCCGTTGCCGCACGCCTGCCCGGCATCGACGCGGCCGGCAAGACCGGCACCACCGACGATCTGCGCGACAGCTGGTTCGCGGGGTTTACCGGCGACCTGGTCGCGGTGGCGTGGGTCGGTCGTGACGACAACGCACCGATTCATCTGGGCGGCGCCAGTGCGGCGCTGCCGCTATGGCTGGATCTCATGACACGACTCGAACCGCAGCCCTTGGCGCTGGCCGAACCGGTCGGGATCGAGTGGCACTGGGTCGATCTAGATGCAGCCGCGGGCACACCCGCGGGTTGCGACGATGCGACCCGGTTGCCGTTCCTCAGCGGCAGCCGGTTTCCCGACCGCCTGAACTGTGGCAATGAAAACGGCGGAACGTTCGAATCCGTGCGCGACTGGTTCGGCGGTCTGTTCGGCGCCGGCGATCGGGGTGATCCATGA